A window of the Planococcus citri chromosome 4, ihPlaCitr1.1, whole genome shotgun sequence genome harbors these coding sequences:
- the LOC135844137 gene encoding uncharacterized protein LOC135844137 isoform X1, with the protein MEFNQVITSEILPSNWQHEIVSEKSQNGECHIRCNLFNMQDCSDWVCEFSLNTATQWKTRSTKPNQSVKIVCQKLLYCHHSDYQKRPVDEKNNNKRGLSKSTSCSAQLIITVKVTTPYTKRNDPYVKNGMPGIIIIRGSHNHPLNSPSAMKHLTTPTSIRDEFFEYFSLGMNIASASQYHENKILFEDRNGETEKNSLDDETLLGNAQMNPTKRAVQYWYMLWRNSSFGPRDGSDLLPVLDKRIAMYAADDIIIKYETDPFALIIVTPIMQRIHQCDFSRKILFIDTTSCCDHENYAITFLLSATPCGAVPCGVIITKDQTMNSFENAFKILQQAIVEKLGSSFFNQNYANVIMTDNCAAEIGAAKAIWPDSVLLLCIFHVLQYVLRWLQDANHKIEKAHQGDLMSTFQTILYSTDIKEADDAYESAMAIGSSYPGWQSYLQDQYAMKEKWCLAYRVGLTAHHTNNFAEISIRLFKENVLDRVKAYNLVALLDFIVTTMEVFYKRKLREFYNSRDRRKHLYLQEIFRRAEYIQREDIVKINEHTYEVPSQNIAGTIYTVDSEKATCNCKGGVMGKLCKHIAAVYQFYDVKNSIFPSITIEGRRQMAFVALGEKMPSIDYFLPLHVSTMTEKERRLRDNLNSNVIEISAVNVLETENELRDNIVNLDHAEMASVNSAVEENANLEKANDVEDEEYNFADLLDLLHQLNGKFGLADMSQQGVKKFICRLRKIRSSGQWVSFLHTAAKSVPLRRALGARIKVQPTAIQRRKNRNNRQPAAVNRRHRIAPKKNDKKHSISLRMYV; encoded by the exons atGGAATTCAACCAAGTTATAACTAGCGAAATTCTGCCATCCAACTGGCAACATGAAATTGTATCAGAAAAGTCGCAAAATGGTGAATGCCATATCCGTTGCAACTTATTCAACATGCAAGACTGCAGTGACTGGGTATGCGAATTTTCCTTGAACACAGCCACGCAATGGAAAACACGAAGTACAAAACCAAACCAATCAGTGAAAATTGTCTGTCA GAAATTATTGTATTGCCACCATAGCGATTACCAAAAAAGGCCTGTCGAtgagaaaaataacaataaacgAGGTTTGTCTAAAAGCACCAGCTGTTCAGCTCAGCTAATTATCACGGTGAAAGTTACTACTCCATATACGAAGCGCAACGATCCTTACGTCAAA AATGGAATGCCCGGGATTATTATTATACGTGGATCTCACAATCACCCTTTAAATTCACCTTCGGCAATGAAGCATTTAACAACACCAACAAGTATTCGTGATGAGTTCTTCGAGTATTTCAGTTTGGGCATGAATATTGCCAGTGCTAGCCAGTACCATGAAAATAAGATCTTGTTTGAAGATCGAAATGGTGAAACAGAGAAAAATTCGTTGGATGATGAAACGCTGTTAGGTAATGCTCAAATGAACCCAACAAAACGAGCAGTGCAATATTGGTATATGTTGTGGAGAAATTCGAGTTTTGGTCCTAGAGATGGTTCCGATTTACTGCCA GTGCTCGACAAAAGAATCGCGATGTATGCTGCGGAtgatattattattaaatatgAGACGGACCCCTTTGCACTAATTATTGTGACGCCTATCATGCAACGAATTCATCAGTGTGATTTTTCCCGAAAAATACTCTTCATTGATACTACGTCGTGCTGCGATCATGAGAACTATGCGATAACATTTCTACTCAGTGCAACGCCATGTGGAGCAGTACCTTGTGGTGTTATCATCACTAAAGATCAGACCATGAATTCGTTTGAAAATGCGTTCAAAATTCTACAGCAAGCAATTGTAGAGAAATTAGGTAGTTCTTTTTTTAATCAGAACTATGCGAACGTGATTATGACCGATAATTGTGCGGCAGAGATCGGAGCAGCCAAGGCGATTTGGCCAGATAGTGTTTTGTTGTTATGCATATTCCATGTACTACAATACGTACTTCGATGGTTGCAAGACGcaaatcataaaattgaaaaggcGCACCAAGGAGATTTGATGTCCACTTTCCAAACGATTCTCTACAGTACTGATATAAAAGAAGCTGATGACGCGTACGAAAGTGCAATGGCCATAGGAAGCAGTTATCCAGGATGGCAGAGTTACTTACAGGATCAATATGCCATGAAAGAGAAGTGGTGTTTAGCTTATAGAGTCGGCCTAACAGCTCATCATACGAATAATTTCGCGGAGATTTCTATCAGActatttaaagaaaatgttCTCGATAGAGTTAAAGCTTATAACTTGGTAGCATTACTTGATTTCATTGTAACTACAATGGAagttttttacaaaagaaaGTTGCGTGAATTTTACAACTCTCGGGATCGACGTAAGCATTTGTACCTGCAAGAAATCTTTAGAAGAGCCGAATACATTCAGCGTGAGGACATCGTTAAGATTAATGAGCATACCTATGAAGTTCCCAGCCAAAATATTGCTGGTACTATTTACACCGTTGATTCTGAAAAGGCTACATGTAACTGCAAAGGTGGTGTGATGGGTAAGCTATGTAAACATATTGCCGCAGTTTATCAGTTTTATGATGTGAAAAATAGCATCTTTCCATCTATCACCATTGAAGGCCGTCGTCAAATGGCATTCGTTGCTCTTGGAGAAAAAATGCCATCCATTGATTACTTTTTACCTCTACATGTTTCTACTATGACAGAAAAGGAACGCCGACTTCGTGATAATTTGAATTCAAATGtaattgaaatatctgctgtgAATGTTTTAGAAACTGAAAACGAACTCCGTGATAATATTGTGAATCTTGATCATGCCGAAATGGCATCTGTGAACAGTGCAGTGGAGGAAAATGCAAACTTGGAGAAAGCTAACGATGTTGAAGATGAAGAATATAATTTTGCAGATTTACTCGATCTTTTGCATCAGTTGAATGGAAAGTTTGGGCTCGCTGATATGTCTCAACAAGGAGTCAAAAAGTTTATTTGCCGATTACGCAAAATTAGATCGTCCGGACAGTGGGTAAGTTTTTTACACACTGCAGCTAAAAGTGTGCCGCTTCGTCGTGCACTTGGAGCACGCATAAAGGTGCAACCTACGGCGATCCAACGaagaaaaaatcgtaataatcGTCAACCTGCTGCTGTAAATAGGCGACATAGAATTGCTCCTAAAAAGAATGATAAAAAACATTCAATCTCGCTACGTATGTACGTTTGA
- the LOC135843583 gene encoding uncharacterized protein LOC135843583 gives MLLQVPIFSKQPSWTSAMAELMVAGRIEDNSQSLGCGIQFNDDDLSLNLHLSTVDVKSGARGWGSLKVNESFNKYTLSNFQATDRSYKRFCTIGTKTYCLESNYFTRKFIFSCFEDNGRIDLQVPNDLKCRNSAYRLIAVEKMIYLFYEYFATYIWVYHCELDKWENNVVQVSSLSNSNPSDYVRWSDVTFLDGVFYVVGCKNNSGSDDRYIVTIDSLAPLQIRNCIAFPNPFQHENAAVCTFDGKIAISGSNHDSTLHNTYSIFNVKATKWRMDLQPMNEGRAKHKLIHRNGFIYAVEKRPFIKNEKYDINLNTWIEIPKLTKRVQFIDVDDVKTTMGISNVIYAESIPL, from the coding sequence ATGCTCTTGCAAGTTCCTATTTTTAGCAAACAACCGAGCTGGACATCAGCAATGGCTGAACTGATGGTTGCTGGAAGAATTGAAGATAACAGTCAAAGTTTAGGATGCGGAATTCAATTCAATGATGACGATTTGAGCTTAAATCTTCATTTAAGTACTGTCGATGTTAAAAGTGGAGCTAGAGGATGGGGATCACTGAAGGTAAATGAGTCATTTAATAAATACACACTATCAAACTTTCAAGCCACGGATAGATCTTACAAGAGATTTTGTACAATTGGAACGAAGACTTACTGTTTAGAATCGAATTACTTCaccagaaaattcattttttcttgtttcgaAGATAATGGTAGAATAGATTTGCAAGTGCCTAATGATCTTAAATGTCGTAATTCTGCTTACCGGTTGATCGCAGTTGagaaaatgatttatttattttatgaatattttgctACGTATATTTGGGTTTACCACTGTGAGTTAGACAAGTGGGAAAATAACGTTGTTCAAGTATCGTCATTATCGAATTCAAATCCGAGTGATTACGTACGATGGTCCGATGTTACGTTTTTAGATGGTGTTTTTTATGTTGTTGGATGTAAAAATAACTCCGGGTCTGATGATAGATATATTGTGACAATCGATTCTCTTGCTCCACTTCAGATTAGAAATTGTATCGCATTCCCAAATccttttcaacatgaaaatgcGGCCGTTTGTACGTTTGATGGAAAAATAGCGATTTCAGGCTCCAATCACGATAGTACTTTGCATAATACCTATAGTATTTTTAATGTCAAGGCTACAAAATGGAGAATGGATCTGCAGCCTATGAATGAAGGCAGAGCTAAGCATAAACTGATTCATCGTAATGGGTTCATCTATGCTGTAGAAAAAAGgccattcatcaaaaatgagaaatatgaTATAAATTTGAATACGTGGATTGAGATCCCAAAATTGACGAAACGAGTTCAGTTCATCGACGTTGATGATGTTAAAACTACAATGGGTATATCCAACGTAATCTACGCTGAATCAATTCCACTGTAG
- the ENGase gene encoding cytosolic endo-beta-N-acetylglucosaminidase encodes MHRITECEPLKTLDDVLSWDDKSDWSVFVKPLKSTSKYCYESNSFHCHKRVRKPIKALRSCVPKTLVCHDMKGGYLDDRFVNGTKYKDQYLFYHWPAIDTFVYFSHYFITIPPLMWINAAHFHGVEILGTVITEFNEGKKIWDQLLTNDDMMESFISKLVSICKHYNFDGYLMNIENSIDKPHLPKLITFLEKLKSQLGTRKVIWYDSVSLTEGTLTWQNELNKHNKTAFEICDGIFLNYGWKEINLETSLRNSGGRQLDVYVGIDVFGRGVFGGGGFNTDKAMEVVRSNGLSMALFATGWTYETQASDDKFFEVERKFWAKLWPHLYIHLLDTLPFKITFNQGVSHEPFTSSMLWYNLANQEYNLPMPSCLSDNFETGCTSHFFDDGVSGGCSVMLNYKESETQFHRLLLCDFSCSLEVPLKLTIVSKWPSEYSPFKLILWVENEIRNYTIILQVSKDNEPVSADGYDYSSPAGLIKQINAEKVTKFRDNEWISNEFSLPFDGKITGIDAQLQDTVLIGLLSLE; translated from the coding sequence ATGCATAGAATCACCGAATGCGAACCTTTGAAAACACTCGACGATGTTCTGTCCTGGGACGATAAATCAGATTGGTCCGTGTTCGTAAAACCATTAAAGTCGACGAGTAAATACTGCTACGAAAGTAACAGCTTCCATTGTCACAAACGTGTCAGAAAACCGATCAAAGCCCTGCGATCGTGCGTTCCCAAAACACTCGTCTGTCATGACATGAAAGGTGGCTACTTAGACGACCGCTTTGTCAACGGAACCAAGTATAAAGATCAATACCTATTTTACCATTGGCCAGCCATCGATACTTTCGTCTACTTTAGTCATTATTTCATCACGATTCCTCCTCTCATGTGGATCAATGCAGCTCATTTTCACGGCGTTGAAATACTTGGTACCGTAATCACCGAATTCAACGAAGGCAAAAAAATCTGGGATCAGTTGCTAACCAATGACGATATGATGGAATCGTTTATATCGAAGCTAGTCAGTATTTGCAAACATTATAACTTCGATGGTTATttaatgaatattgaaaatagtATCGACAAACCACATCTACCGAAACTGATCAcgtttttggagaaattgaagtCTCAGCTGGGAACTCGTAAAGTCATATGGTACGACTCGGTTAGTTTGACCGAAGGTACGTTGACTTGGCAAAACGAACTAAATAAGCATAATAAAACAGCGTTCGAAATATGCGACGGTATTTTCTTGAATTATGGCTGGAAAGAAATCAATTTAGAGACGAGTTTACGAAACTCTGGAGGACGACAGCTCGACGTTTATGTAGGAATCGACGTATTCGGACGAGGTGTTTTTGGAGGAGGTGGATTCAATACGGATAAAGCGATGGAGGTAGTTCGCTCTAACGGATTGTCAATGGCTCTGTTCGCGACTGGATGGACTTACGAAACTCAGGCCAGCGATGATAAATTCTTCGAAGTCGAAAGAAAATTCTGGGCTAAGTTATGGCCTCACTTATACATTCATCTTCTCGATACACTTCCTTTCAAGATAACTTTCAATCAAGGAGTCAGCCACGAGCCTTTTACTAGTTCTATGCTATGGTATAATCTCGCTAACCAGGAATACAACTTACCAATGCCATCGTGTTTGAGTGATAATTTCGAAACTGGTTGTACTAGTCATTTCTTCGACGACGGTGTTTCTGGAGGATGTTCTGTGATGTTGAATTACAAGGAATCAGAAACACAATTTCATCGATTACTGCTGTGTGATTTTTCGTGTAGTTTGGAAGTTCCCTTGAAGCTTACTATTGTGAGTAAGTGGCCCAGTGAATATTCGCCTTTCAAGTTGATATTATGGGTTGAAAATGAGATCAGGAACTATACGATCATTTTACAAGTTTCTAAAGATAACGAACCTGTATCAGCGGATGGTTATGATTATAGCAGTCCTGCTGGGTTAATAAAGCAGATAAACGCCGAAAAAGTTACGAAGTTTCGCGATAATGAATGGATTTCTAATGAATTCAGCTTACCCTTCGATgggaaaattactggaattgATGCCCAGTTGCAAGATACAGTACTAATTGGTTTATTATCGTTGGAATGA
- the LOC135844146 gene encoding gastrula zinc finger protein XlCGF67.1-like, whose protein sequence is MNNCINLDVIVELSRVEDVSEAGETVKKCRKRVKCEELSFTCHYCDKLFFEKKELRSHIKHHMKNEHTVKCPVCNIGLSRKSYLQEHLNIHNGRQPFSCYYCGKSFTLWSNLIKHNRIHTGEKPHACDQCDKRFILKKNLIEHRVTHTGEKPFKCKVCDRPFTRRSSLVRHFTIHTGEKKFVCNICNKTFAWKSYLTRHMPVHLNGKRERKPAEPKVVSVLLQNALQELMTPEEFDILTTKDLVVVCDRV, encoded by the exons atgaataattgcaTCAATCTCGATGTTATTGTTGAACTATCAAGAGTCGAAGACGTCTCCGAAGCTGGCGAAACAGTCAAAAAATGTCGTAAGCGAGTCAAATGTGAAGAGTTATCCTTCACGTGCCACTACTGTGATAAACTATTTTTCGAGAAGAAGGAGCTTCGTAGTCATATCAAACATCATATGAAAAATGAGCACACAGTCAAGTGCCCAGTTTGCAATATTGGCCTTTCACGCAAAAGTTATCTACAGGAACACCTAAACATCCACAATGGACGGCAGCCGTTTTCGTGCTACTATTGTGGTAAATCGTTTACTTTATGGTCTAACCTAATAAAACATAACAGGATTCACACCGGCGAGAAACCTCACGCGTGCGACCAATGCGACAAACGATTCATCTTGAAGAAGAATCTTATCGAGCATCGTGTAACGCACACCGGAGAAAAACCATTCAAGTGTAAAGTCTGCGATAGACCATTCACCCGACGAAGTAGTCTAGTCAGACATTTCACTATCCACACCGGAGAGAAGAAGTTCGTTTGCAACATCTGTAACAAAACTTTCGCTTGGAAAAGTTACCTTACGCGACATATGCCAGTTCACTTGAATGGCAAACGTGAACGTAAACCAGCCGAACCGAAAGTTGTCAGTGTATTATTGCAAAATGCATTACAAGAG ttgATGACCCCAGAAGAATTTGATATTCTTACTACTAAAGATCTCGTTGTAGTTTGCGAtcgtgtttaa
- the LOC135844137 gene encoding uncharacterized protein LOC135844137 isoform X2, with translation MEFNQVITSEILPSNWQHEIVSEKSQNGECHIRCNLFNMQDCSDWVCEFSLNTATQWKTRSTKPNQSVKIVCQKLLYCHHSDYQKRPVDEKNNNKRGLSKSTSCSAQLIITVKVTTPYTKRNDPYVKNGMPGIIIIRGSHNHPLNSPSAMKHLTTPTSIRDEFFEYFSLGMNIASASQYHENKILFEDRNGETEKNSLDDETLLGNAQMNPTKRAVQYWYMLWRNSSFGPRDGSDLLPVLDKRIAMYAADDIIIKYETDPFALIIVTPIMQRIHQCDFSRKILFIDTTSCCDHENYAITFLLSATPCGAVPCGVIITKDQTMNSFENAFKILQQAIVEKLGSSFFNQNYANVIMTDNCAAEIGAAKAIWPDSVLLLCIFHVLQYVLRWLQDANHKIEKAHQGDLMSTFQTILYSTDIKEADDAYESAMAIGSSYPGWQSYLQDQYAMKEKWCLAYRVGLTAHHTNNFAEISIRLFKENVLDRVKAYNLVALLDFIVTTMEVFYKRKLREFYNSRDRRKHLYLQEIFRRAEYIQREDIVKINEHTYEVPSQNIAGTIYTVDSEKATCNCKGGVMETENELRDNIVNLDHAEMASVNSAVEENANLEKANDVEDEEYNFADLLDLLHQLNGKFGLADMSQQGVKKFICRLRKIRSSGQWVSFLHTAAKSVPLRRALGARIKVQPTAIQRRKNRNNRQPAAVNRRHRIAPKKNDKKHSISLRMYV, from the exons atGGAATTCAACCAAGTTATAACTAGCGAAATTCTGCCATCCAACTGGCAACATGAAATTGTATCAGAAAAGTCGCAAAATGGTGAATGCCATATCCGTTGCAACTTATTCAACATGCAAGACTGCAGTGACTGGGTATGCGAATTTTCCTTGAACACAGCCACGCAATGGAAAACACGAAGTACAAAACCAAACCAATCAGTGAAAATTGTCTGTCA GAAATTATTGTATTGCCACCATAGCGATTACCAAAAAAGGCCTGTCGAtgagaaaaataacaataaacgAGGTTTGTCTAAAAGCACCAGCTGTTCAGCTCAGCTAATTATCACGGTGAAAGTTACTACTCCATATACGAAGCGCAACGATCCTTACGTCAAA AATGGAATGCCCGGGATTATTATTATACGTGGATCTCACAATCACCCTTTAAATTCACCTTCGGCAATGAAGCATTTAACAACACCAACAAGTATTCGTGATGAGTTCTTCGAGTATTTCAGTTTGGGCATGAATATTGCCAGTGCTAGCCAGTACCATGAAAATAAGATCTTGTTTGAAGATCGAAATGGTGAAACAGAGAAAAATTCGTTGGATGATGAAACGCTGTTAGGTAATGCTCAAATGAACCCAACAAAACGAGCAGTGCAATATTGGTATATGTTGTGGAGAAATTCGAGTTTTGGTCCTAGAGATGGTTCCGATTTACTGCCA GTGCTCGACAAAAGAATCGCGATGTATGCTGCGGAtgatattattattaaatatgAGACGGACCCCTTTGCACTAATTATTGTGACGCCTATCATGCAACGAATTCATCAGTGTGATTTTTCCCGAAAAATACTCTTCATTGATACTACGTCGTGCTGCGATCATGAGAACTATGCGATAACATTTCTACTCAGTGCAACGCCATGTGGAGCAGTACCTTGTGGTGTTATCATCACTAAAGATCAGACCATGAATTCGTTTGAAAATGCGTTCAAAATTCTACAGCAAGCAATTGTAGAGAAATTAGGTAGTTCTTTTTTTAATCAGAACTATGCGAACGTGATTATGACCGATAATTGTGCGGCAGAGATCGGAGCAGCCAAGGCGATTTGGCCAGATAGTGTTTTGTTGTTATGCATATTCCATGTACTACAATACGTACTTCGATGGTTGCAAGACGcaaatcataaaattgaaaaggcGCACCAAGGAGATTTGATGTCCACTTTCCAAACGATTCTCTACAGTACTGATATAAAAGAAGCTGATGACGCGTACGAAAGTGCAATGGCCATAGGAAGCAGTTATCCAGGATGGCAGAGTTACTTACAGGATCAATATGCCATGAAAGAGAAGTGGTGTTTAGCTTATAGAGTCGGCCTAACAGCTCATCATACGAATAATTTCGCGGAGATTTCTATCAGActatttaaagaaaatgttCTCGATAGAGTTAAAGCTTATAACTTGGTAGCATTACTTGATTTCATTGTAACTACAATGGAagttttttacaaaagaaaGTTGCGTGAATTTTACAACTCTCGGGATCGACGTAAGCATTTGTACCTGCAAGAAATCTTTAGAAGAGCCGAATACATTCAGCGTGAGGACATCGTTAAGATTAATGAGCATACCTATGAAGTTCCCAGCCAAAATATTGCTGGTACTATTTACACCGTTGATTCTGAAAAGGCTACATGTAACTGCAAAGGTGGTGTGATGG AAACTGAAAACGAACTCCGTGATAATATTGTGAATCTTGATCATGCCGAAATGGCATCTGTGAACAGTGCAGTGGAGGAAAATGCAAACTTGGAGAAAGCTAACGATGTTGAAGATGAAGAATATAATTTTGCAGATTTACTCGATCTTTTGCATCAGTTGAATGGAAAGTTTGGGCTCGCTGATATGTCTCAACAAGGAGTCAAAAAGTTTATTTGCCGATTACGCAAAATTAGATCGTCCGGACAGTGGGTAAGTTTTTTACACACTGCAGCTAAAAGTGTGCCGCTTCGTCGTGCACTTGGAGCACGCATAAAGGTGCAACCTACGGCGATCCAACGaagaaaaaatcgtaataatcGTCAACCTGCTGCTGTAAATAGGCGACATAGAATTGCTCCTAAAAAGAATGATAAAAAACATTCAATCTCGCTACGTATGTACGTTTGA